The Pseudofrankia inefficax genome window below encodes:
- a CDS encoding NAD(P)H-dependent amine dehydrogenase family protein — protein MTELSRPVRVIQWCTGKIGQIAIRHLVANPRFELVGVYTTSAAKEGVDAGLLAGIGPVGVPATTDKEALFALEADCVNYLPLAVDVEDLERLLRSGKNVVTAVGLTFPPPEDERTQRLEAACQAGGTTLHGGGVHPGFAGDILPLVTSRLISRIDQVVVTEVCDFSEHPQAELLFGLFGFGLSPEEAHKHATAVTGEVDAPYEESIALLAAALGLRVERNTHELTMAVADRDITIAAGAIPAGKVAGIRRRWEAIVDGRPAIVFVSEWKMADGLTPAIREGSNRYIVEFLGEPATRITLEPLEPSATGDPGYPGRIWTGMSVVNLIHDVVAAAPGIRTHLDLPLGRPQGLFHEGTTWRGPLPVAR, from the coding sequence ATGACTGAGCTTTCTCGTCCTGTCCGGGTCATCCAGTGGTGCACCGGCAAGATCGGCCAGATCGCGATCCGGCATCTCGTGGCGAACCCGAGATTCGAGCTGGTCGGCGTCTACACGACGTCCGCGGCGAAGGAGGGCGTCGACGCGGGATTACTCGCCGGCATCGGCCCGGTCGGCGTCCCGGCGACGACCGACAAGGAGGCGCTCTTCGCGCTGGAGGCCGACTGCGTGAACTACCTGCCGCTGGCGGTCGACGTCGAGGACCTGGAGCGGCTGCTGCGGTCGGGGAAGAACGTCGTCACGGCCGTCGGCCTCACCTTCCCGCCGCCCGAGGACGAGCGGACGCAGCGGCTGGAGGCGGCCTGTCAGGCCGGTGGGACCACGCTGCACGGCGGCGGTGTGCACCCGGGCTTCGCCGGCGACATCCTGCCGCTGGTCACCTCGCGGCTGATCAGCCGCATCGACCAGGTGGTCGTGACCGAGGTCTGCGACTTCAGCGAGCATCCGCAGGCCGAGCTGCTCTTCGGCCTGTTCGGCTTCGGGCTCTCGCCTGAGGAGGCCCACAAGCACGCCACCGCCGTCACGGGCGAGGTCGACGCCCCGTACGAGGAGTCCATCGCCCTGCTGGCCGCGGCGCTGGGCCTGCGCGTCGAGCGCAACACCCACGAGCTGACCATGGCCGTCGCCGACCGGGACATCACCATCGCCGCCGGCGCGATCCCCGCCGGGAAGGTGGCCGGCATCCGCCGCCGCTGGGAGGCGATCGTCGACGGCCGGCCCGCCATCGTCTTCGTCTCGGAGTGGAAGATGGCCGACGGGCTGACGCCCGCCATCCGGGAGGGCTCGAACCGCTACATCGTCGAGTTCCTCGGCGAGCCGGCCACCCGGATCACCCTGGAGCCGCTCGAGCCCAGCGCGACCGGCGATCCGGGGTACCCGGGCCGGATCTGGACCGGCATGTCCGTCGTGAACCTGATCCATGACGTCGTCGCCGCGGCGCCCGGGATCCGTACGCACCTGGACCTCCCGCTGGGACGGCCCCAGGGCCTGTTCCACGAGGGCACCACCTGGCGCGGCCCGCTGCCGGTCGCCCGGTGA
- a CDS encoding CaiB/BaiF CoA transferase family protein, producing MTTTGREPGSGRRPLEGLLVVGLEQAVAAPMATRHLADMGARVIKIENPRGGDMTRHYDDAQAGMAAHFVWCNRGKESVGLNIADPRGAAALERLLARADVLIQNLAPGAAARRGLDAAQAVARHPRLVAVDISGYGEGGPLSHKRAYDMLVQSEGGSCAVTGGPGQPAKPGIAMIDLATGMYALSWILGALHGRAATGRGEALTIGMFDVVAEWMGYQVNYTMGTGVEQEPAWVGSPAVAPYGTYRTSDDQTVVLGTTNDGEWQRLARTVLERADLADDPALATNSGRVADRARVDAAISTWTGGVTLKEAQETLDAAALGNARLNGVQDLIDHPQLAARDRWRPVATPHGEFRAVLPPPIAATWTPSMGEVPGLGEHTDAVLAEFGYSPAELASWRRDGVI from the coding sequence GTGACCACCACCGGGCGCGAGCCAGGCTCGGGCCGGCGCCCCCTGGAGGGGCTGCTCGTCGTCGGCCTGGAGCAGGCGGTGGCGGCCCCGATGGCGACGCGCCACCTGGCGGACATGGGCGCCCGGGTCATCAAGATCGAGAATCCGCGCGGCGGCGACATGACCCGCCACTACGACGACGCGCAGGCCGGCATGGCCGCGCACTTCGTCTGGTGCAACCGGGGCAAGGAGTCGGTCGGCCTCAACATCGCCGACCCGCGCGGCGCCGCGGCGCTGGAGCGCCTGCTCGCCCGCGCCGACGTGCTCATCCAGAACCTCGCCCCCGGCGCGGCGGCCCGCCGTGGGCTCGACGCGGCCCAGGCGGTCGCCCGCCACCCCCGGCTCGTCGCCGTCGACATCTCCGGCTACGGCGAGGGCGGCCCGCTGTCGCACAAGCGGGCCTACGACATGCTGGTCCAGTCCGAGGGCGGCTCCTGCGCGGTCACCGGCGGCCCGGGACAGCCGGCCAAGCCGGGGATCGCGATGATCGACCTCGCCACCGGCATGTACGCGCTGAGCTGGATCCTCGGCGCGCTGCACGGCCGGGCCGCGACCGGCCGGGGCGAGGCCCTCACGATCGGCATGTTCGACGTCGTCGCCGAGTGGATGGGCTACCAGGTCAACTACACGATGGGCACCGGGGTCGAGCAGGAGCCGGCCTGGGTCGGCTCTCCGGCCGTCGCGCCCTATGGCACCTACCGGACGTCCGACGACCAGACGGTCGTGTTGGGAACGACCAACGACGGCGAGTGGCAGCGGCTGGCCCGGACCGTGCTCGAACGCGCCGATCTCGCCGACGACCCGGCCCTGGCCACCAACTCCGGACGGGTGGCCGACCGCGCCCGGGTCGACGCGGCCATCAGCACGTGGACCGGCGGCGTCACGTTGAAGGAGGCCCAGGAGACGCTCGACGCCGCCGCGCTCGGGAACGCCCGGCTCAACGGCGTCCAGGACCTGATCGATCACCCCCAGCTGGCCGCCCGCGATCGGTGGCGACCCGTGGCGACCCCGCACGGGGAGTTCCGCGCGGTGCTGCCCCCACCGATCGCCGCGACCTGGACGCCGTCGATGGGAGAGGTCCCGGGCCTGGGCGAGCACACCGACGCGGTGCTGGCCGAGTTCGGCTACTCCCCCGCCGAGCTCGCGAGCTGGCGCCGCGACGGCGTGATCTGA
- a CDS encoding phosphotransferase family protein, translating to MTEPSVAGVPPEVAPVRPGQELPWDQVREYLTPRLDVEGPMEVLQFPNGSANLTYLVRFGDRRFVLRRPPFGVLAPGAHDMRREHRVLSRLWRVYDRAPRAFLFCEDTDVAGSHFLVSEYRPGIVVWGTIPAELGGPADGRELGFATVDALADLHAVDPADCDLDRLGRPDGFLERQLSGWRDRWQRVAPWAEPAHDDAMVAAADLLAARLPASATATLVHNDFKINNCQFAAGRPDRVASVFDWDMATLADPLVDLGTLLNYWPDPADTDDDHAASDPGLETLGLPTRAEVVDHYARRGVADPAAISWYESFACWRIAIIRQQLYARYARGETTDERMAERGAGVGMMSARALRILRDA from the coding sequence ATGACCGAACCGTCCGTGGCCGGCGTCCCGCCCGAGGTGGCGCCCGTCCGGCCCGGCCAGGAGCTGCCCTGGGACCAGGTCAGGGAGTACCTCACGCCGCGGCTCGACGTCGAGGGGCCGATGGAGGTCCTGCAGTTCCCGAACGGCTCGGCGAACCTGACCTACCTCGTCCGGTTCGGGGACCGCCGGTTCGTGCTGCGCCGGCCGCCGTTCGGGGTGCTGGCGCCCGGTGCGCACGACATGCGCCGCGAGCACCGGGTGCTGTCCCGGCTGTGGCGGGTGTACGACCGGGCGCCGCGCGCGTTCCTGTTCTGCGAGGACACCGACGTCGCCGGCAGCCACTTCCTGGTGAGCGAGTACCGGCCGGGCATCGTCGTCTGGGGAACGATCCCCGCCGAGCTCGGCGGCCCCGCCGACGGCCGTGAGCTCGGTTTCGCCACCGTCGACGCCCTCGCGGACCTGCACGCCGTCGACCCGGCCGACTGCGACCTCGACCGGCTCGGGCGCCCCGACGGGTTCCTCGAACGCCAGCTGTCCGGCTGGCGCGACCGCTGGCAGCGCGTCGCCCCCTGGGCCGAGCCCGCCCACGACGACGCGATGGTCGCGGCCGCGGACCTGCTCGCCGCGCGCCTGCCCGCGAGCGCCACCGCGACGCTCGTCCACAACGACTTCAAAATCAACAACTGCCAGTTCGCCGCGGGCCGCCCCGACCGGGTCGCCTCCGTCTTCGACTGGGACATGGCCACGCTCGCCGACCCTCTCGTCGACCTCGGGACCCTGCTCAACTACTGGCCCGACCCGGCCGACACCGACGACGACCACGCCGCCTCCGACCCCGGGCTGGAGACGCTGGGCCTGCCGACCCGCGCCGAGGTCGTCGACCACTACGCCCGCCGCGGGGTCGCCGACCCCGCGGCGATCTCCTGGTACGAGTCGTTCGCCTGCTGGCGGATCGCGATCATCCGTCAGCAGCTCTACGCCCGCTATGCCCGCGGTGAGACGACCGACGAACGGATGGCCGAACGCGGAGCCGGGGTCGGCATGATGTCCGCCCGCGCGCTGCGCATCCTGCGGGACGCCTGA